The sequence below is a genomic window from Fusobacterium varium.
GTGGTACATTAAAGATAAATAAGAATAATATTGGCCCTAAAGCATTTCCTTGTAATGATAAAGATGTTCCTATTCCTGTTGCAATTAATCTTAAAGTTCCCCAGAAAAATGAATCTCCTATTCCTGAAAGTGGTCCCATCAATGCTGTTTTAATATTATTTATAGAGTTTTCATCAAAATCTTCAACTTCAGAATTTTCTTTCTCCATTGCAGCAGAAATTCCTAACATTAAAGTTACTATATGAGGTGTCATATTGAAAAACTCCAAGTGTCTTTTTAAGGCTCTTTTAAGTCCCTCTTTATTATCTTTATATAGTTTTTCTAAAACTGGAATAATAGCATAAATATATCCCAAATTCATCTGTCTTTCATAGTTCCAAGAAAACTCCATTTGGAACGATCTCCAAAATACTCTTGTTAATTCTTTATCTATATTTTTTTCAGAATTAGAAGTCTTCATCTTCTTCCACCTCACTTTCTTCTACTGCCTTTGCTCCACGTAATTGAACTCCATCTTTTAAATTAACAACTATTACAGCTAATATACCTCCAAAAATTGCTATTCCTGTTAGTGGAACTCCAGTATATACAGCTATTGCAAACCCTAAGAAGAAATATGGAGCAACTGTTTTATTTAATAGAAGTCTTGCTAACATTGCAAATCCTAATGCTGGTATTATTCCTGTTGCTACAGCTAATCCTCTTTGCACAAATTCAGGAATAGAATTTAATATAGTTGAAATTACATTACTTCCTAGTAAATATGAGAAGAAAACTATTAGTGCTAACATTAATGAAAGTCCAAATCCTGATATTAACTGCATTCTTTCAATACCTCTACAATTTCCTTCCTCTGCATAAGCATCTGCCTTGTGAGCTAACATAGGAATTATTATTCCTAGATAAACATTTTTTAAAATTAGAGTAAAAGTTGCTATAGGTAAAGCCAATAGTAAAACTGTTTCCACTCCTGATTTAGAAGCTATTGCAAAGGCTACCCCTAAAATACCTCCTGTTACAACATCTGGTGGAATTGCTCCTCCTACTGAAAACGATCCTATAAAAGCAAGTTCTAAAGTAGCTCCCATTATTACCCCAGCTTTTATATCTCCCATTACTATTCCTGTAAATAGCCCTGTTACAATAGGTCTTGAAATTAAACTTGTTCCTAAAGCAAATTCACTTTGTGCTATAAAAGCTATCATTCCCAAAAGAAATGCTTGTAACATTTTTCTCCCTCCTTTTCTATTTTATGTTTTTTATAAATAAATCTTATTATCTCCTGGTAGTTGTCTAATTTCAACCTCTACTCCTTGTGATTCTAACTCTTTTATCATCTTTTCTTCTTCTTCTAAAAGATTTATAGTTTTTGAAATATTTCTACTTCCCTCTCTTGGTTTTATTCCACCTAGATTAACTTGTTTTATTTGTTTTACATTTGAAACTATTTTATAAGCATCTTCTACTGATTCAACAACTATAAATAACTTATACTTATCAGTTACTCCTGAATTCAAAGCTTCTATTGCTGCTTTGATATCTTTAATAACTAATTTTACTCCCTGTGGTTTTGCTAATTTCATTGTTGTCTTTCTTAGCTCATCTCCTGCTACTGCATCATTTGCTATTAGTATACAATCAGCTCCTAATGTTTGTGTCCATGAAAAAGCAACTTGTCCATGTAATAATCTGTGATCTACTCTTAATAAAAGTATCATTTTTTCCTCCTAAAACGTTTTTTATTTAAATTAAAATTCTTCATCTTCCATTTGATTTTCTTTTTCTAACTCTAAATTTCCATATTTTACAGATTCTTTTGAATTAATTATTGAGTTTTCTATTAATTCTTTTGCATTGTTATACTCTTCTTGTTCTCCTAAAAGTTCTAATATTAATGATAAATTTAATCCCGAAATAACATGTAAATTTTTATTACTAGGAATTTTTTCCATAAAGGCATTGTTAACACTTCCACCAAATATATCTGTTACTACTATTATCTCTTTATCTTTATATTGAAGTAACATTCTATCTATCTCTTTGGCTAAGTTAAAATCTTCTTTAGTATAGCATGGTAGTGACTCCAAATTCTCAAACTTTCCTAAGATGATACCTATTGAATTTTCTATCCCTTTGGCAAAATTCCCATGTGTAGCTATTATAAATTGAAACATTTAGTTTACCTCCTGTACCTTTTCTCATAAATTAACACACTATTATTCTGGTGTCAATTTTTTTAGTTTTATCGTTAATTCGTAGTTAATGTTTTTATATTTATATGCTATAATATTGTTAAAATAAATATTTTTCAATCATCAACGAATTAATATTTTGTTTTTTTTTCGTTTATTATAACAACTATTTTTACTATAAAGGAGATGAGAGATATAAAAGAAAATAAAATTTCTAATAATTTTTTTAATTTTTCAACTTTTTTCAATACTGAAATATTATTTACTAAAAGATTTTCAAAAAATGATATTCTTTTTAAGCAATTTTTAATAAAACATATTGTAACAACTGATGAAAAAAAATTAGAAATAAAAGAGAATGAAATAAAAAAAATAATTTCTCTCCCTCATGGAGAAACTGTTGACTCTTTTTTATCAAAATTTTGTTCTAAAAGAATTGTTATCTACTATGGAAAATCTAAACTTAATCCCTATGAACTATCTTTAAGTATTGTTGCTTCCTATTTAAAAATTGAAGATAGGTATAAAATTAAAATAAGTGATGATTTTTATAAGATATTTAACTCTGAAAAAAATGATTTTAAACTTTTCTATTTAAATATTTTATTAAGTTTTTCCAACACAATTAGTAGAAATCTATTTAATCTATTAAAAAGTATATCTAATGAAGCTTTTCTTGAGATTTCATTAGAGGAGTTAAAAAATTATTTAAATATAGAGGAATCTTATGATCGTTTCTTTGATTTTGAACATAAAATTCTTGTTCCAGCTTTGAAAGAAATCGAAGAGTTTTTACTATATAAAGTTGAGTACTCAAAAATTAAAGAATCTAATAGTAAAAATAGTAAAATTAAGGGGATTCGTTTTGATATAATTCAAACTGCTGATAACAATAGAGAAAAGAATCTAACTTTACTTTTTGAATTATTTAATCCTTTTGCTAAAAACGAAAAGCTATTACAAGAGTTTATAACAAAACAATCTTTCTTTTATAGTTTCAATTATTTAAAAAGAAATATTGAATATTCTCTACTACATAGTTGTAAAAATTTAGATAGTTTTTTAATTGAGGCTATTGAAAAAGATTATGTTAATACTAGATTTAAAACTAAGTTTAAAAATTTTTCAAAACAATATACTCTTATTTCAAATCTAAATCAAAATTTTACATCATTAGATGATTTTAGGGATAATATTTTTAAAGAGATTGATAAAAAGAAATTAAGTGAACTATCAATTTTAGTTAAATTTATGAAAAGTTCCTTCCAATTGTTTAGAAATAACTTTTTAACAAATGAGGCTTTAAATAAAAATGAAATTTATAAAACTTTCTATACTAATTTTCAAGAAAATAATGAATTTACATTTGAAAATAAACATCTATTACTTATAGCAGAGTTTAACGATACATGTTGTGAAAGTTATTTTGCTATTTTTAAAAAATAAATTTAAAAAAAGAGGCTTGAAATATTATCAAGCCTCTTTTAAGATTATTCTTTTAATTTTTGCTTTCTATTTCTTTAAAGTTTTAAAGAATCCTATTGTACATAGAGCTGAAACAACTATACCACAAACAAGTCCAATCATTTCAATAGTAGCAACTGGTGTTCCTTGGAAGAATCTTACAAATCCTTCTGGAGCTATAATAATATAATCTGTAACTACTACTGTCATAAATATTGCTGGTATAAGAGCAATCTTATAATTTTTACCATTGTTATTTAGGTATTTAGCTGCTGCCCATAATGCTATTGTTGCTAATGTTTGGTTAGACCAGCTGAAATATCTCCATAGAATGTTAAAGTCTATAAAACATAGTGCTATTCCAACTACAAATAGAGGAATTGCAACAATAAATCTATTAATTATAGGTCCTTGTTTATATTTAATAGTATCTGCTATTGTAAGTCTTGCACTTCTAAATGCTGTATCTCCTGAAGTTATTGGACAAGCAACAACTCCTAATAGTGCTAAAGCTCCTCCAACTTTTCCTAATACTGTATTAGAAATCTTATTAACTACAACAGCTGCTCCACCATGTCCTAGTGCTTCTCCTAATCCTGGAGTTCCACCAAAGAAGCTCATTGCTGCTGCTGCCCATACTAATGCAACTATACCTTCAGATATCATTGCACCATAGAATACTTTTCTTCCTTCTCTTTCATTTTGAATACATCTTGCCATCATAGGTGATTGTGTTGCATGGAATCCTGAAATTGCTCCACAAGCTATTGAAATACAAAGATAAGGGAATACTGATTGTCCTTTTGGATGGAAATTATGGAAAGCTATTTCAGGAATATCATATCCTTGAACTACTATTCCAATTCCTATTCCAACAGCCATTATTAATAGTGCTATACCAAATATTGGATAGATTCTACCAATAATCTTATCTACTGGAAGAACTGTTGCTGCTAAGTAATAAATAATAATAATTCCTATAAGAACCATTTTATCTATTCCTGTTAAATCATTTAGTATTGCTGCTGGACTTGTTATAAATACAACTCCTACAAGAACTAGAAGAACTATTGAGAAAACTACCATAAGTTTTCTTGCCCCTTCTCCTAAATTTTCTCCAACCAATTCAGATACACTTGCTCCATCTTTTCTCAATGACATCATTCCGATTAAGAAGTCATGAACTGATCCTGCAAAGATACATCCAAATACTATCCAAATAAATGCTGCTGGTCCCCACATAGCCCCTGCTACAGCTCCAAATATTGGTCCTGTCCCTGCTATATTAAGAAATTGAATCAAAAATGCTTTTTTCCAATCCATCTCAACATAATCCACTCCATCACTTAATCTTTTAGCTGGGGTATCTCTATTTGGATCTGGTCCAAATATTCCATCTACGATTTTACCATAAATCATATATCCTACAATTAAAGCTATAATTGATACAATAAAACTTACCATATAAATCTGACCTCCATTTTAGTTAGTTAAACTTATTCTTATACAATTATATGATACAAAAAATATTCTAAAAAAAGATTAGTTGTTCTTTAAAAGGTTAAATTTAATACTTAAAATGCAAAATTTAATCTTCAAATACCACTTTTTATCTTTATTTATTTATGATATAATTTTTATGTCTATGTAGGAGGTAGAAATTTGTTTAAATTAATTAGTCATCTTTTCAACAATTTAGGTTATATTATTGCCATAGCTTTTTTCTTTACAAAGCTAAAAAGGGCAAAAGATATATTTACTCATAAAAAATACTCTAAAAAAGATGTTTTTATTCTTTCATGTTTCTTTTCAATTTTAGCAATTATTGGCACTTATACTGGTGTAGATTATCGTGGAGCTATTGTTAATATCAGAAATATTGGAGTTGTAGTTGGTGGAATTTTAGCAGGACCAGAAGTTGGTATACTTTCAGGTTTTATAGCAGGTATTCACCGACTTTTTATAGATGCAGATCCAATTACTACTATTCCTTGTGCTACTGCTACTATGATTGGAGGATTTATTACAGCATATTTATATAAAAGATGTAATGAAAAAAATTTTTATTTATATGGATTTCTAGGTGGATTTTTAGTTGAAAATCTCAGTATGCTCCTTATTCTAATTATGGGAAAAGATTTTGAATTAGCAAAGGATATTGTTTCAAATATATATTTTCCTATGATTTTAGCCAATGCAGTGGGAGTTTCTATTGTTTTACTTATTATTCAAGATATTATTGAAGAAAAGGATATTATAGCTGGAAAACAAGCTAAACTTTCTCTGGAAATTGCCAATAAAACTCTACCCTATTTTAGAAATGGTGAATCTTTAAATGAAATATGTAAAATTATATCTGACTCTTTAGGAGCAAAAGCTGTAGTAATTACTAACGAAAAATATATTACTGCTAGTTATTCAACATCTGAAGATTTTAAAATTGCTCATACAGATATAAAAAGTAAAGCTACTAAAAGAGTTTTAAAAACTGGAAAAATCTGTATAATTGGACAATGTGATGATGTTAAATATTTTCAATGTGTTACTGGAAAAATTAAATCTTGTATTATCTCCCCATTATTTCAAGGAGAAAAAGTTTCTGGGACTTTAAAAATATATTTTGATACAAAAGAAAACGTAACTGCCTCAAATCAATACTTAGTTGAAGGATTATCACTTCTTATCTCCACTCAATTGGAGTTAAGTAGTGTTGAAAATCTTAAGACTATGGCAAAGGAAGCTGAATTAAAAGCTCTACAAACTCAAATAAATCCACATTTTCTCTTTAATGCTCTGCATACTACATCTTTCTTTGTAAGAAAAGATCCTAATAAAGCTAGAGAAATTATTATAGATCTTTCAACATATTTGAGGTACAACCTTGAAAATGCCTGTAAATTAGTACCACTTGAAATGGAGTTAGAACAAGTAAAAGCATATTTTAATATTGAAAAAGCTCGTTTTGGAGATAAAATATCTCTAAATATAGATGTAGATGAAAATGTTAAAGATATCAATATCCCTAGCCTTATTATTCAACCTCTTGTTGAAAATAGTATAAAACATGGGTTGTTAAAAAAACGTGAAGGGGGATTTGTAAATATAATAGCCAAAAAAGAGAATAAAGGTTGTCTTATAACAATAGAAGATAATGGAATTGGAATTGATCAAAAAATAATTGATAATTTAGATGATAGAATAGATAAAAATATTGGATTAAAAAATGTACATAATAGAATTAAACTAATATATGGTAAGGGTCTTGTTGTTGAGAAATTAGAAACTGGAACAAAAATATCCTTTTATATTGAATAGGAGGCTTTAATGGTTAAATGTGTTATAGTTGAAGATGAGTTTCCAGCTAGAGAAGAGCTGAAATTTTTCATTGAAAACCATGATGGAATAGAACTGGAGAAAGAGTTTGAAAATCCACTTGATGCTTTAAAATATCTTCAAGATAATAAAACAGACGTGGTTTTTTTAGATATAAATATGCCTGAATTAGATGGTATGAGCCTTGGAAAAATTTTATCAAAGTTAGATGAAAATCTAAAAATAATTTTTATCACAGCATATAGAGATTATGCTCCTGAAGCTTTTGAGATAAAAGCTTTCGATTATCTTTTAAAGCCTTATTCTGATAAAAGAATAAATGAGGTATTAGATAATATTACTAAACTTAAAGAGCATGAGCACACAAAAGAGGTCAGCCAAATAAATAAGATCACTGTCACTTCTGATGAAAAGATGTTTGTTATCTCTATTGATGATATATACTATATTGAAGCTGGAGAAAAAGAGAGTATTATTCATACAAAAGATCACTCTTACTCTTCTAAAATAAAGATCTCTAAATGGGAAGAACTCCTTCCACTATGGAAATTTTATAGAACTCATAGATCATACATTGTTAATCTTGATAAGATAACTGAGGTAGAACCTTGGTTTAATGGAACTTATATTTTAAAGATTCAAGATCTAAAATTTAAAGTTCCAGTAAGTCGTAATAATATTAAAGAGTTTAAAGAGATGTTAGTTATTAAATAACAAAAAAGACATAGAAAAATCTATGTCTTTTTTGTATATCTATATATAAAACATCTTGGGGAAAGATTTATTATGCTTTAATAATAACAGATATTTATGTCAATTTTGTTACAATTTTTTAAAAACTAAAATATAAAAGAGGCTATAAAACAGCCTCTTAAATATCTTATTTATTTACTTTTACTCCAAAAGAAACTTTTTCTCCATTTACATTAAAATCTGCTGTAAATCCATCTACTTCTCCAAATACTATCTCATCTGTTAAAGTATCATGTTTAATTTCCTCTGCATTTCTAGTAATAATATCTTTTATCTTATCATTGTCTTTTTCATAAAGAACAATATGATCCATTACATCAAAGTTAGCTTCTTTACGCATAGATTGGATTTTACTGATAACTTCTCTTACAAATCCTTCTTCTATTAATTCAGGAGTAAGTTTTGTATCAAGGATAACAGTAACTCCTCTATCTTCTAAAGGCATATATCCTTCAGTTTGAGCAGTATCTATTAAAAGATCTTCTGGTGCTAAAGGTGCTTCTGTTCCATCAGAAAGTTGTAATTTAAGAACTCCTGTTGTATCAAGTTCTTTTTTAGCTTTGCTTCCATCAATTTCAGCTAATAAAGTACGAATCTCATTAACTTTTTTACCATATCTTTGTCCTAAAGTTTTTAGTTGTGGTTTAAATGTATATGAAGTAAATTGTGAAGCATCATCTATAAAGTGGATATCTTTAATATTTAGTTCCTCTTTAATTATATTTTGATATAGCTCTCCAACTACATTTTCAGCTTTTACATAGATATTAGCTATTGGTTGTCTATTTTTAATGTTAGCTGCATTTCTTGCTGCTCTTCCTAAAGTTACAACTTGTAACACTTCTTCCATGTTATCTTCAAGTTCTTTATCAATCATTGTTTCATCAACTGTTGGATAATCAGTTAAGTGAATACTTTCAGGAGCATTTTTATCTACACTGCAAACTAAGTTTTGATAGATCTCCTCTGTCATAAATGGAATCATTGGAGCTGCTGTTTTGCAGATAGTAACTAATGCTGTGTAAAGAGTCATATATGCAGTGATCTTATCATCTGTCATATCTTGTACCCAGAAACGTTCTCTACTTCTTCTTACATACCAGTTACTTAATTCATCAACAAAATCTTGTAGAAGTCTAGCTGCTTCTAATAATTTATAATCAGCTAAGTTTTCATCTACACCTTTTACAACTGTATTTAATTTCGAAAGTAACCATCTGTCCATTACAGTTAATTTTTCTTTATCTAGTGTATATTTTGTAGGATCAAATTGATCTATCTCAGCATATAGAACATAGAAAGCATAAGTGTTCCATAATGTTGACATAAATTTACGTTGTCCCTCTAATACAGCTTTTCCGTGGAATCTATTTGGTAACCAAGGAGCTGAGTTAATATAGAAATACCAACGAATTGCATCTGCTCCATAAGTTGCTAAAGCTTCAAATGGATCTACTGCATTTCCTTTAGATTTAGACATTTTTTGTCCATTCTCATCTTGAACGTGTCCTAAAACAATTACATTTTTATATGGTGCTTTGTTAAATATCAAAGTAGATATTGCAAGAAGTGAATAGAACCATCCTCTTGTTTGGTCAACTGCCTCTGATATAAAGTCAGCAGGGAATTGTTTTTCAAATAGATCTTGATTTTCAAATGGATAGTGGTGTTGAGCAAAAGGCATTGATCCTGAGTCAAACCAACAGTCAATTACTTCTGACACTCTATGCATTTGTTTTCCACAGTGAGGACAAGTAATAGTTACAGCATCAATATATGGACGGTGTAACTCTATATTATCTGGACAATTAGGTGACATAGATTTTAATTCAGCTATACTTCCTATTGCATGTTTATGTCCACATTCACACTCCCAAACATTTAATGGAGTTCCCCAATATCTATCTCTACTGATACCCCAGTCTTGAACATTTTCTAGCCAATCTCCAAAACGTCCTTTTCCTATTGTTTTTGGTATCCAGTTGATTGTATTATTATTTCTGATAAGATCATCTTTTACAGCTGTCATTTTGATAAACCATGATTCTCTTGCATAGTAGATAAGAGGTGTGTCACATCTCCAGCAATGAGGATAGTTATGTTCAAATGATGGAGCATCAAATAATAGCCCTCTTGTTTCTAAATCTATTAAGATAGGTTTATCAGCTTTTTTACAGAAAGTTCCAGCCCAAGGAGTTTCTTTTGTCATTTCCCCTTTAGCATCAACTAATTGAACAAATGGTAAGTCATATTTTC
It includes:
- a CDS encoding PTS mannose/fructose/sorbose/N-acetylgalactosamine transporter subunit IIC, whose product is MLQAFLLGMIAFIAQSEFALGTSLISRPIVTGLFTGIVMGDIKAGVIMGATLELAFIGSFSVGGAIPPDVVTGGILGVAFAIASKSGVETVLLLALPIATFTLILKNVYLGIIIPMLAHKADAYAEEGNCRGIERMQLISGFGLSLMLALIVFFSYLLGSNVISTILNSIPEFVQRGLAVATGIIPALGFAMLARLLLNKTVAPYFFLGFAIAVYTGVPLTGIAIFGGILAVIVVNLKDGVQLRGAKAVEESEVEEDEDF
- a CDS encoding PTS system mannose/fructose/sorbose family transporter subunit IID; translated protein: MKTSNSEKNIDKELTRVFWRSFQMEFSWNYERQMNLGYIYAIIPVLEKLYKDNKEGLKRALKRHLEFFNMTPHIVTLMLGISAAMEKENSEVEDFDENSINNIKTALMGPLSGIGDSFFWGTLRLIATGIGTSLSLQGNALGPILFLFIFNVPHIIIRFLLVKLGYKLGIEFLSKLQKNGTMEKLTFGASILGLVVIGAMAARMIDISTPLSFVSGENKIEVQGILNDIMPGILQLGAFGAVYYLLGKKVKPLMILLGMAIVGIIGSLIGIF
- a CDS encoding PTS sugar transporter subunit IIB, with amino-acid sequence MILLLRVDHRLLHGQVAFSWTQTLGADCILIANDAVAGDELRKTTMKLAKPQGVKLVIKDIKAAIEALNSGVTDKYKLFIVVESVEDAYKIVSNVKQIKQVNLGGIKPREGSRNISKTINLLEEEEKMIKELESQGVEVEIRQLPGDNKIYL
- a CDS encoding sensor histidine kinase, whose product is MFKLISHLFNNLGYIIAIAFFFTKLKRAKDIFTHKKYSKKDVFILSCFFSILAIIGTYTGVDYRGAIVNIRNIGVVVGGILAGPEVGILSGFIAGIHRLFIDADPITTIPCATATMIGGFITAYLYKRCNEKNFYLYGFLGGFLVENLSMLLILIMGKDFELAKDIVSNIYFPMILANAVGVSIVLLIIQDIIEEKDIIAGKQAKLSLEIANKTLPYFRNGESLNEICKIISDSLGAKAVVITNEKYITASYSTSEDFKIAHTDIKSKATKRVLKTGKICIIGQCDDVKYFQCVTGKIKSCIISPLFQGEKVSGTLKIYFDTKENVTASNQYLVEGLSLLISTQLELSSVENLKTMAKEAELKALQTQINPHFLFNALHTTSFFVRKDPNKAREIIIDLSTYLRYNLENACKLVPLEMELEQVKAYFNIEKARFGDKISLNIDVDENVKDINIPSLIIQPLVENSIKHGLLKKREGGFVNIIAKKENKGCLITIEDNGIGIDQKIIDNLDDRIDKNIGLKNVHNRIKLIYGKGLVVEKLETGTKISFYIE
- a CDS encoding carbon starvation protein A, whose translation is MVSFIVSIIALIVGYMIYGKIVDGIFGPDPNRDTPAKRLSDGVDYVEMDWKKAFLIQFLNIAGTGPIFGAVAGAMWGPAAFIWIVFGCIFAGSVHDFLIGMMSLRKDGASVSELVGENLGEGARKLMVVFSIVLLVLVGVVFITSPAAILNDLTGIDKMVLIGIIIIYYLAATVLPVDKIIGRIYPIFGIALLIMAVGIGIGIVVQGYDIPEIAFHNFHPKGQSVFPYLCISIACGAISGFHATQSPMMARCIQNEREGRKVFYGAMISEGIVALVWAAAAMSFFGGTPGLGEALGHGGAAVVVNKISNTVLGKVGGALALLGVVACPITSGDTAFRSARLTIADTIKYKQGPIINRFIVAIPLFVVGIALCFIDFNILWRYFSWSNQTLATIALWAAAKYLNNNGKNYKIALIPAIFMTVVVTDYIIIAPEGFVRFFQGTPVATIEMIGLVCGIVVSALCTIGFFKTLKK
- a CDS encoding response regulator transcription factor, whose translation is MVKCVIVEDEFPAREELKFFIENHDGIELEKEFENPLDALKYLQDNKTDVVFLDINMPELDGMSLGKILSKLDENLKIIFITAYRDYAPEAFEIKAFDYLLKPYSDKRINEVLDNITKLKEHEHTKEVSQINKITVTSDEKMFVISIDDIYYIEAGEKESIIHTKDHSYSSKIKISKWEELLPLWKFYRTHRSYIVNLDKITEVEPWFNGTYILKIQDLKFKVPVSRNNIKEFKEMLVIK
- a CDS encoding replication initiation protein, with amino-acid sequence MRDIKENKISNNFFNFSTFFNTEILFTKRFSKNDILFKQFLIKHIVTTDEKKLEIKENEIKKIISLPHGETVDSFLSKFCSKRIVIYYGKSKLNPYELSLSIVASYLKIEDRYKIKISDDFYKIFNSEKNDFKLFYLNILLSFSNTISRNLFNLLKSISNEAFLEISLEELKNYLNIEESYDRFFDFEHKILVPALKEIEEFLLYKVEYSKIKESNSKNSKIKGIRFDIIQTADNNREKNLTLLFELFNPFAKNEKLLQEFITKQSFFYSFNYLKRNIEYSLLHSCKNLDSFLIEAIEKDYVNTRFKTKFKNFSKQYTLISNLNQNFTSLDDFRDNIFKEIDKKKLSELSILVKFMKSSFQLFRNNFLTNEALNKNEIYKTFYTNFQENNEFTFENKHLLLIAEFNDTCCESYFAIFKK
- a CDS encoding PTS mannose transporter subunit IIA; the encoded protein is MFQFIIATHGNFAKGIENSIGIILGKFENLESLPCYTKEDFNLAKEIDRMLLQYKDKEIIVVTDIFGGSVNNAFMEKIPSNKNLHVISGLNLSLILELLGEQEEYNNAKELIENSIINSKESVKYGNLELEKENQMEDEEF
- a CDS encoding isoleucine--tRNA ligase produces the protein MYKKVSTNLNFVEREKEIEKFWKENKIFEKSLDLRKGDKTYTFYDGPPTANGKPHIGHVLTRVIKDMIPRYRTMKGYDVPRKAGWDTHGLPVELEVEKLLGINGKDQIENYGLEPFINECKKSVWKYKSMWEDFSGTVGFWADMEKPYVTYDNNFIESEWWALKQIWEKGLLYKGFKIVPYCPRCGTPLSSHEVAQGYKDVKEKSAIVRFKVKGEDAYILAWTTTPWTLPSNVALCVNPKETYVKVKHGEYTYYMAEALVATVLKEDYEILETYVGKDLEYKEYEPLFDFVSPDKKCWFVTCDDYVTLTDGTGVVHIAPAFGEDDANVGRKYDLPFVQLVDAKGEMTKETPWAGTFCKKADKPILIDLETRGLLFDAPSFEHNYPHCWRCDTPLIYYARESWFIKMTAVKDDLIRNNNTINWIPKTIGKGRFGDWLENVQDWGISRDRYWGTPLNVWECECGHKHAIGSIAELKSMSPNCPDNIELHRPYIDAVTITCPHCGKQMHRVSEVIDCWFDSGSMPFAQHHYPFENQDLFEKQFPADFISEAVDQTRGWFYSLLAISTLIFNKAPYKNVIVLGHVQDENGQKMSKSKGNAVDPFEALATYGADAIRWYFYINSAPWLPNRFHGKAVLEGQRKFMSTLWNTYAFYVLYAEIDQFDPTKYTLDKEKLTVMDRWLLSKLNTVVKGVDENLADYKLLEAARLLQDFVDELSNWYVRRSRERFWVQDMTDDKITAYMTLYTALVTICKTAAPMIPFMTEEIYQNLVCSVDKNAPESIHLTDYPTVDETMIDKELEDNMEEVLQVVTLGRAARNAANIKNRQPIANIYVKAENVVGELYQNIIKEELNIKDIHFIDDASQFTSYTFKPQLKTLGQRYGKKVNEIRTLLAEIDGSKAKKELDTTGVLKLQLSDGTEAPLAPEDLLIDTAQTEGYMPLEDRGVTVILDTKLTPELIEEGFVREVISKIQSMRKEANFDVMDHIVLYEKDNDKIKDIITRNAEEIKHDTLTDEIVFGEVDGFTADFNVNGEKVSFGVKVNK